A DNA window from Timaviella obliquedivisa GSE-PSE-MK23-08B contains the following coding sequences:
- a CDS encoding FMN-dependent NADH-azoreductase, producing the protein MSSIFHLDSSPRGERSKSRQLASNFMEAWRNLHPDATVTYRDLRQTPIPHITEDWIEADFTPPEALSPELRERLKLSDELVDEFLAADRFLFSVPMYNFSVPSNFKAYIDQIVRVGRTFTFENGQSKGLVSGKKVVFITSRGVEYSSGSPYEGWDAQEPALRNIFQFMGVADIQFIHANGLDMGDDARKRGMDEAQSKIQKLVADW; encoded by the coding sequence ATGAGCAGTATCTTCCATCTTGATTCGAGTCCTCGTGGTGAGCGCTCTAAATCTCGCCAACTTGCTAGCAACTTTATGGAAGCATGGCGGAATCTCCATCCGGACGCAACGGTTACGTATCGTGACTTGCGCCAAACTCCAATTCCTCACATTACTGAGGATTGGATTGAAGCTGACTTTACGCCACCAGAAGCACTTAGCCCAGAACTGCGAGAGCGGCTCAAGTTATCTGATGAGTTGGTTGACGAGTTTCTAGCTGCCGATCGATTTCTATTCAGTGTGCCGATGTATAACTTTAGCGTGCCCTCAAATTTCAAAGCCTACATCGATCAAATTGTGCGTGTAGGTCGAACGTTTACGTTTGAGAATGGTCAAAGTAAAGGGCTAGTCAGCGGGAAGAAGGTTGTATTCATTACATCACGAGGTGTTGAATATAGTTCTGGTTCACCCTATGAGGGATGGGATGCTCAAGAGCCAGCTTTGCGTAATATTTTTCAATTTATGGGAGTAGCTGATATTCAGTTTATTCATGCCAATGGTTTAGACATGGGAGACGACGCGCGGAAAAGGGGGATGGATGAAGCACAATCTAAAATTCAAAAATTAGTGGCTGATTGGTAG